From Streptomyces sp. 6-11-2, one genomic window encodes:
- a CDS encoding DUF3027 domain-containing protein → MSAATTRSRTPDRLCAEAVDLARAAAEEAAAPGVVGEHAGVLSEGDRVVTHFFECKEFGYRGWRWAVTVARASRAKIVTLDEVVLLPGPDALLAPEWVPWSERLRPGDMGPGDLLPTDAEDLRLEPGYSGEDEPVPNAAVSQEMADLAEAEDAEVTAGPPRNLSTVPSRGSISALAQELGMRRARVLSRYGLHVAADRWEEGFGAKTPMAQAAPAACVSCGFLVPIGGSLGQAFGVCANEFSPADGHVVSLTYGCGGHSEAAVMPKPPQPPPPVIDETRVDPFPLRPAQDSGSVPVTGDDETAELGHS, encoded by the coding sequence GTGAGCGCAGCGACCACGCGAAGCCGCACCCCCGACCGCCTGTGCGCCGAGGCCGTCGACCTCGCCCGGGCCGCGGCCGAGGAGGCGGCCGCGCCCGGTGTCGTCGGCGAGCACGCGGGAGTGCTTTCCGAGGGCGACCGGGTCGTCACGCACTTCTTCGAGTGCAAGGAGTTCGGATACCGGGGCTGGCGCTGGGCCGTCACCGTGGCCCGCGCCTCGCGCGCCAAGATCGTCACCCTGGACGAGGTCGTCCTGCTGCCCGGACCGGACGCGCTGCTCGCGCCCGAGTGGGTGCCGTGGAGCGAGCGCCTGCGCCCGGGCGACATGGGCCCCGGCGACCTGCTGCCCACCGACGCCGAGGACCTGCGGCTGGAGCCCGGCTACTCCGGCGAGGACGAGCCCGTGCCGAACGCCGCGGTCTCCCAGGAGATGGCCGACCTGGCGGAGGCGGAGGACGCCGAGGTCACGGCGGGCCCGCCGAGGAACCTGTCCACCGTCCCGTCCCGCGGCTCGATCTCCGCGCTCGCCCAGGAACTGGGCATGCGCCGCGCCCGCGTCCTGTCCCGCTACGGCCTGCACGTGGCCGCCGACCGCTGGGAGGAGGGCTTCGGCGCGAAGACGCCGATGGCCCAGGCGGCCCCGGCGGCCTGCGTGAGCTGCGGCTTCCTGGTGCCGATCGGCGGTTCGCTGGGCCAGGCCTTCGGCGTGTGCGCCAACGAGTTCTCCCCGGCCGACGGCCATGTGGTCTCACTGACGTACGGCTGCGGCGGCCACTCCGAGGCCGCGGTGATGCCCAAGCCCCCGCAGCCGCCCCCGCCGGTGATCGACGAGACGCGGGTGGACCCCTTCCCGCTGCGTCCGGCGCAGGACTCCGGCTCGGTGCCGGTGACCGGGGACGACGAGACCGCCGAACTGGGGCACTCCTAG
- a CDS encoding sacsin N-terminal ATP-binding-like domain-containing protein, producing MSMLVQPSAGGDPFGTARLRRGVLDAWATSPARFREDANAEEDLVLGGYRDRLVVELAQNAADAAARAGVPGRLRLTLRDGVLLAANTGAPLDAAGVESLATLRASAKRDARDSAVGRFGVGFAAVLAVTDEPAVVGRHGGVRWSLAEARALAEDTARHSPGLGDEIRRREGHVPLLRLPFAAEGTAPDPYDTVVILRLRDAAAADLAERLLHAVDDALLLALPGLEEVVIEIGDTAPRTLRRRTEGALTVVEDTREGTTRWRTAGAHGPLTPELLADRPVEERLRPHWSVTWAVPVDADGTPAGPRTSPVVHAPTPSDEPLGVPALLIASFPLDSTRRHAAPGPLTDFLVQRAADAYAELLADWRPVTEGVIGLVPGPLGKGELDGALRQAILDRLPRTSFLPPAVVAAAHQDDDSDLPESLRPRDAEVVEGAGADTVRVLAEVLPTLLPAGLERRVELRTLGVARLPLTDAVDRLAGLEKEPGWWRRLYDSLAGVDPDRLSGLPVPLADSRTTIGPRQVLLPVAGAALTDPEVLARLGLKVAHPDAVHPLLEKLGALPATPRAVLTTPQVRAAVAASLDEDTGGWDEDTPDAEELADTVLALVGEAGLEPGEEPWLGALALPDEDGELAPAGELVLPGGPFARLMREGELPAVDAELAGKWGEQPLAACGVLANFALVRATDVVLDPDELDPRDGDFPEPDDPGLLDAVDVWCEDLLDRFPDTPVPPVATEIVAVRDLDLVDDDQWPRALALLARPPLRDALTQPVRILLPDGTHEIVRPYTAWWLRGHPVLGGRRPAGLRAAGSDPLLRGLYEEADATGFDDEQVLRALGVRTSVAALLGEPGGAAELLERLADPERPVTSAQLHALYGALAELDPEQVTLPDEVRAVVDGRVEVVDAADAVVCDSPDLLPFTEGVPLLPVRPALADELAELFQVRRLSESVTGGIDSEGTEHDVPEPVRVLLGPRTPRTYVEHEELVVDGTALDWRLTSDGVLHAATLEGVAAGLAWASGQWPRRFEVAALLEDPSRTEELARDRWFD from the coding sequence GTGAGCATGTTGGTGCAGCCGTCCGCCGGAGGCGATCCGTTCGGGACCGCGCGCCTGCGGCGCGGTGTGCTGGACGCCTGGGCCACCAGCCCGGCCCGGTTCCGTGAGGACGCCAACGCGGAGGAAGACCTCGTCCTCGGCGGCTACCGGGACCGGCTCGTCGTCGAGCTGGCGCAGAACGCCGCCGACGCCGCCGCCCGCGCGGGCGTGCCAGGCCGGCTGCGGCTCACCCTGCGCGACGGCGTGCTGCTCGCCGCCAACACCGGCGCCCCGCTCGACGCGGCCGGCGTGGAGTCGCTGGCCACGCTCCGGGCCTCCGCCAAGCGCGACGCCCGCGACAGCGCCGTCGGCCGCTTCGGCGTCGGCTTCGCCGCCGTCCTCGCGGTCACCGACGAGCCCGCCGTCGTCGGCCGGCACGGCGGTGTCCGCTGGTCGCTGGCCGAGGCCCGCGCGCTGGCGGAGGACACCGCCCGGCACAGCCCCGGCCTCGGCGACGAGATCCGCCGCCGCGAAGGACACGTACCGCTGCTGCGGCTGCCGTTCGCCGCCGAGGGCACCGCGCCCGACCCCTACGACACGGTCGTCATCCTGCGGCTGCGCGACGCGGCCGCCGCCGACCTCGCCGAACGCCTCCTGCACGCCGTCGACGACGCCCTGCTCCTCGCCCTGCCCGGGCTGGAGGAGGTCGTCATCGAGATCGGCGACACCGCGCCGCGCACCCTGCGCCGCCGCACCGAGGGCGCCCTGACGGTCGTGGAGGACACCCGCGAGGGCACGACCCGCTGGCGTACCGCGGGCGCGCACGGCCCGCTGACCCCGGAACTCCTCGCCGACCGCCCGGTGGAGGAGCGCCTGCGCCCGCACTGGTCGGTCACCTGGGCCGTCCCCGTGGACGCCGACGGCACCCCGGCCGGCCCCCGCACCAGCCCCGTCGTCCACGCCCCCACCCCCAGCGACGAACCCCTCGGCGTGCCGGCCCTGCTCATCGCCTCGTTCCCGCTGGACAGCACCCGCCGCCACGCCGCGCCCGGCCCGCTCACCGACTTCCTCGTGCAGCGCGCGGCCGACGCCTACGCCGAACTCCTCGCCGACTGGCGGCCGGTGACCGAGGGCGTCATCGGCCTCGTGCCCGGCCCGCTGGGCAAGGGCGAACTGGACGGCGCGCTGCGGCAGGCCATTCTCGACCGGCTGCCGCGCACCTCCTTCCTGCCGCCCGCGGTCGTGGCCGCCGCCCATCAGGACGACGACTCCGACCTGCCCGAATCCCTCCGCCCCCGGGACGCCGAGGTGGTCGAGGGCGCGGGCGCCGACACCGTGCGCGTGCTCGCCGAGGTGCTGCCCACCCTGCTGCCCGCCGGACTTGAACGGCGCGTGGAGCTGCGCACGCTGGGCGTGGCCCGCCTGCCGCTGACCGACGCCGTCGACCGGCTGGCCGGCCTGGAGAAGGAGCCCGGCTGGTGGCGGCGGCTGTACGACAGCCTCGCGGGCGTCGACCCCGACCGTCTCTCCGGGCTGCCGGTGCCGCTGGCCGACAGCCGTACGACCATCGGGCCCCGGCAGGTCCTGCTGCCCGTGGCCGGTGCCGCCCTCACCGACCCGGAGGTGCTGGCCCGGCTCGGTCTGAAGGTCGCGCACCCGGACGCCGTGCATCCCCTCCTGGAGAAGCTCGGCGCCCTGCCCGCGACGCCGCGTGCCGTGCTCACGACCCCGCAGGTGCGGGCCGCCGTCGCCGCCTCCCTCGACGAGGACACCGGCGGATGGGACGAGGACACCCCGGACGCCGAGGAACTCGCCGACACCGTTCTCGCGCTGGTCGGGGAGGCCGGACTCGAACCCGGTGAGGAGCCCTGGCTCGGCGCGCTCGCCCTGCCCGACGAGGACGGCGAACTCGCCCCGGCCGGCGAACTCGTCCTGCCCGGCGGCCCGTTCGCCCGTCTCATGCGCGAGGGCGAACTCCCGGCGGTGGACGCGGAGCTGGCCGGGAAGTGGGGTGAGCAGCCGCTCGCCGCGTGCGGTGTGCTCGCGAACTTCGCCCTGGTGCGGGCCACGGACGTCGTCCTCGACCCGGACGAACTCGATCCGCGGGACGGGGACTTCCCCGAGCCGGACGACCCCGGGCTGCTCGACGCGGTCGACGTGTGGTGCGAGGACCTGCTCGACCGGTTCCCGGACACGCCCGTGCCGCCGGTCGCCACCGAGATCGTCGCCGTGCGCGACCTGGACCTCGTCGACGACGACCAGTGGCCCCGGGCCCTCGCGCTGCTCGCCCGGCCGCCGCTGCGGGACGCGCTCACCCAGCCGGTGCGGATCCTGCTGCCCGACGGCACCCACGAGATCGTCCGGCCGTACACCGCCTGGTGGCTGCGCGGGCACCCGGTGCTCGGCGGGCGCCGCCCGGCCGGTCTGCGCGCCGCCGGGTCCGACCCGCTCCTGCGCGGCCTGTACGAGGAGGCCGACGCCACCGGCTTCGACGACGAGCAGGTGCTGCGGGCACTCGGCGTGCGCACGAGCGTCGCCGCCCTGCTGGGGGAACCGGGCGGCGCCGCGGAGTTGCTGGAACGGCTCGCCGACCCGGAGCGTCCCGTGACGTCCGCCCAACTGCACGCCCTGTACGGCGCGCTGGCCGAGCTCGACCCGGAACAGGTGACCCTGCCGGACGAGGTGCGGGCCGTGGTCGACGGCCGGGTGGAGGTCGTGGACGCCGCCGACGCCGTGGTGTGCGACTCCCCGGACCTGCTGCCCTTCACCGAGGGTGTCCCTCTGCTGCCCGTACGGCCCGCGCTGGCCGACGAGTTGGCCGAGCTGTTCCAGGTGCGGCGGCTGAGCGAGTCCGTCACCGGCGGGATCGACTCCGAGGGCACCGAGCACGACGTACCGGAGCCGGTGCGGGTGCTTCTCGGCCCGCGCACCCCGCGCACCTACGTCGAGCACGAGGAACTGGTCGTCGACGGAACCGCGCTGGACTGGCGGCTGACCTCCGACGGCGTCCTGCACGCCGCCACCCTGGAGGGCGTGGCCGCCGGCCTAGCCTGGGCGTCGGGCCAGTGGCCGCGCCGCTTCGAGGTCGCGGCACTTCTGGAGGACCCGTCCCGGACGGAGGAACTGGCCCGGGACCGCTGGTTCGACTGA
- a CDS encoding GntR family transcriptional regulator — protein sequence MAGSGEFQPESERVTRQLRDDILDGVRKPGSKLVERELAAQMGVSRVPVRDALRVLVAEGLVTPRPRTWAVVREFTSSDIADLNEVRGALEALTFRLAAQRRHRAGLDRLRSNLQEELKAACAGDGVRARRAAADFHETVTSMAANELLSELESTFRSRMRWLLGQHDDLMAIAREHEALYAAIADRNVALVDELVAKHLENSRHAIVAHHG from the coding sequence ATGGCAGGGTCTGGGGAGTTCCAGCCGGAGTCCGAGCGGGTCACGCGGCAACTCCGGGACGACATTCTCGATGGTGTTCGCAAGCCCGGGAGCAAGCTCGTCGAACGCGAGCTGGCGGCGCAGATGGGCGTGAGCAGGGTGCCCGTCCGCGACGCTCTGCGCGTGCTCGTCGCCGAGGGTCTGGTCACGCCGAGGCCACGCACCTGGGCGGTCGTCCGGGAGTTCACGTCATCGGACATCGCGGATCTGAACGAGGTCCGCGGGGCCCTGGAGGCCCTGACCTTCCGGCTCGCCGCTCAACGGCGCCACCGCGCCGGCCTCGACCGGCTCCGCTCCAACCTGCAGGAAGAGCTGAAGGCCGCCTGTGCGGGGGACGGCGTTCGCGCCCGGCGTGCGGCGGCGGACTTTCATGAGACCGTCACATCGATGGCCGCCAACGAACTGCTGAGCGAGCTGGAGAGCACCTTCCGCAGCCGGATGCGGTGGCTGCTGGGACAGCACGACGACCTCATGGCGATCGCGCGGGAGCACGAGGCCCTTTACGCCGCGATCGCGGACCGGAACGTCGCGCTCGTCGACGAACTGGTCGCCAAGCACCTGGAGAACAGCCGGCACGCGATCGTCGCCCACCACGGGTGA
- a CDS encoding amidohydrolase, translating to MADLILTNVRPWGMKAVDIVVSGGEIRDLVPAGAASEPGERVDGGGLLALPGFINAHAHVDKSWWGRPWVSYGGEPTTLGRIAHERAERDALGIPSVANSLTVLREFLRHGVTAVRSHVDVDLGVGLRGIDAVREAVDALGGAIEVEIVAFPQDGVVRRPGVLELLDQAAANGAASIGGLDPAAIDRDPVKQLDGLFDIAERRGVGIDIHLHDGGALGAFQFELIADRTRRAGLRGKVNVSHGFALGELPPERQAELLDELAEAGVSWSTVAPVRVAPLPWRGMRDRGMPVGLGTDGIRDLWSPFGDGDLLRVALDFARLHGMRTDEDLAYAVELATTRAAGFVHRGVHDLAAGAPADIVLIDAENVQDALMRAPRRELVMSGGSVVVQGGELLV from the coding sequence ATGGCTGATCTGATACTGACCAATGTCCGACCCTGGGGCATGAAGGCCGTCGACATCGTCGTCTCCGGTGGGGAGATCCGCGATCTGGTGCCCGCCGGTGCCGCGAGCGAACCCGGCGAGCGGGTGGACGGCGGCGGGCTGCTCGCCCTGCCCGGCTTCATCAACGCACACGCCCACGTGGACAAGAGCTGGTGGGGCCGGCCGTGGGTGTCCTACGGCGGCGAGCCGACCACGCTGGGCCGGATCGCGCACGAACGAGCCGAGCGGGACGCGCTCGGCATTCCCAGCGTGGCCAACAGCCTCACGGTGCTGAGGGAGTTCCTGCGGCACGGCGTCACCGCGGTGCGCAGCCACGTCGACGTCGACCTCGGAGTCGGCCTGCGGGGGATCGACGCCGTCCGCGAGGCGGTGGACGCACTCGGCGGCGCGATCGAGGTGGAGATCGTCGCGTTCCCGCAGGACGGGGTGGTCCGCCGCCCCGGTGTCCTGGAGCTGCTGGACCAGGCGGCGGCGAACGGTGCGGCCAGTATCGGCGGACTCGATCCGGCGGCGATCGACCGCGATCCGGTGAAGCAGCTCGACGGGCTGTTCGACATCGCCGAGCGGCGCGGGGTCGGTATCGACATCCACCTGCACGACGGGGGCGCGTTGGGCGCCTTCCAGTTCGAGCTCATCGCCGACCGCACTCGCCGCGCGGGGCTGCGGGGGAAGGTCAACGTCTCCCATGGCTTCGCCCTCGGGGAGCTGCCTCCGGAGCGGCAGGCCGAACTGCTCGACGAGCTGGCCGAGGCAGGCGTCTCCTGGTCGACGGTCGCCCCGGTGCGCGTGGCGCCACTGCCCTGGCGCGGGATGCGGGACCGTGGGATGCCGGTGGGTCTTGGCACCGACGGGATCCGCGACCTGTGGTCGCCGTTCGGCGACGGCGATCTGCTGCGCGTGGCCCTGGATTTCGCGCGACTGCACGGTATGCGGACCGACGAGGACCTCGCCTACGCGGTGGAACTCGCCACCACCCGCGCGGCGGGCTTCGTGCACCGGGGCGTCCACGACCTCGCGGCGGGCGCACCCGCGGACATCGTGCTGATCGACGCCGAGAACGTGCAGGACGCCCTGATGCGGGCCCCTCGGCGTGAACTCGTGATGTCCGGCGGAAGCGTGGTGGTCCAGGGCGGCGAGCTGCTGGTCTAG
- a CDS encoding amidohydrolase family protein, with protein sequence MLIRDVRPWGGERSDVELSGDRIAAIRPHDPAARPAGEVVEGRGRLVLPSFSDVHVHLDSTRIGLPFRPHTGGPGVWTMMLNDRQNWRTAEVPLEERVAGTLERMIARGTTRVRSYAQVDVDCKLEKFDAVAAAKERFAGQADVQIMTFPQAGILREKGTVDYLEASLKSGAEVIGGIDPCSLDRDPKGHLDVVFGLAEKYQVEVDIHLHEPGHLAVFSTDLVLERTRALGMQGKVTMSHAYELGSISESVSRRIIDDFAELDVAMATVAPPDRGQLSLVALTEAGVRVGLGEDGQRDYWSPYGNCDMLDRTWQLAFTNNFRRDELIEMSLAVATVGGASIMSHDVARPAGVADRPGLAVGDRADLLLVDGETPASAVMDRGTDRTVLHDGAVVADQLALVRH encoded by the coding sequence GTGTTGATCCGTGACGTCCGCCCGTGGGGTGGCGAGCGCAGCGACGTCGAACTGTCCGGCGATCGCATCGCGGCGATCCGCCCGCACGACCCGGCCGCGCGGCCGGCCGGTGAGGTGGTGGAGGGCCGCGGCCGGCTGGTGCTGCCGTCGTTCAGCGACGTGCACGTGCACCTGGACTCCACCCGGATCGGCCTGCCGTTCCGGCCGCACACCGGCGGCCCGGGAGTCTGGACGATGATGCTCAACGACCGGCAGAACTGGCGCACCGCGGAGGTTCCCCTCGAGGAGCGGGTGGCCGGCACGCTGGAGCGGATGATCGCCCGCGGAACCACCCGGGTGCGGTCGTACGCCCAGGTGGACGTGGACTGCAAGCTGGAGAAGTTCGATGCCGTCGCGGCCGCCAAGGAGAGGTTCGCCGGGCAGGCCGACGTCCAGATCATGACGTTCCCGCAGGCGGGCATCCTCCGCGAGAAGGGCACCGTCGACTACCTGGAGGCCTCACTGAAGTCGGGCGCCGAGGTGATCGGCGGCATCGATCCCTGTTCCCTCGACCGGGATCCCAAGGGGCACCTGGACGTCGTGTTCGGGCTGGCCGAGAAGTACCAGGTCGAGGTGGACATCCATCTGCACGAGCCGGGTCATCTCGCGGTGTTCTCCACCGATCTGGTGCTCGAGCGCACCCGGGCGCTGGGCATGCAGGGCAAGGTCACGATGTCCCACGCCTACGAGCTGGGTTCGATCTCCGAATCGGTGAGCCGCCGCATCATCGACGACTTCGCCGAGCTGGACGTCGCGATGGCCACCGTGGCGCCGCCCGACCGCGGGCAGCTGTCGCTGGTGGCGCTGACCGAGGCGGGCGTCCGGGTGGGCCTGGGCGAGGACGGGCAGCGCGACTACTGGAGCCCCTACGGCAACTGCGACATGCTCGACCGCACCTGGCAGCTGGCCTTCACCAACAACTTCCGCCGTGACGAGCTGATCGAGATGTCCCTGGCGGTCGCGACCGTCGGCGGCGCCTCGATCATGAGCCACGACGTCGCCCGGCCGGCCGGGGTCGCCGACCGGCCCGGTCTGGCCGTCGGCGACCGTGCCGATCTGCTGCTGGTCGACGGCGAGACGCCGGCCAGCGCGGTGATGGACCGCGGCACCGACCGCACCGTCCTGCACGACGGCGCCGTCGTCGCCGACCAGTTGGCCCTCGTACGCCACTGA
- a CDS encoding ABC transporter ATP-binding protein, with product MTPLLEVTDLTKHFPIRSGAFRSAGGVIKAVDGVGFSVEAGQTLGLVGESGCGKSTTGRLLMRLLEPSSGSIRLDGREISELRRSDLQEYRRRVQMVFQNPSSSLNPRQSVGSAIAAPLLAQRITPPGGVKAKVRDLMDRVGLRPDHYNRFPHEFSGGQKQRVGIARALALDPQLIICDEPVSALDVSVQAQVINLLEDIQRDTGVAYLFIAHDLSVVKHFADRIAVMYLGRIMEQGDTEEVFGAPRHPYTRALLSAVPQPDPAADRSGRIRLSGDLPSPADPPRGCAFQSRCPVHPRLDPQRRELCAGSVPSGDIACHHTDLAAEALATTAG from the coding sequence ATGACGCCGCTGCTGGAGGTCACCGACCTCACCAAACACTTCCCGATCCGCTCCGGCGCCTTCCGGTCCGCCGGCGGTGTGATCAAAGCCGTCGACGGGGTCGGTTTCTCGGTCGAGGCCGGGCAGACCCTGGGGCTGGTGGGAGAGTCCGGTTGCGGCAAGTCGACCACCGGCCGACTGCTCATGCGACTCCTCGAGCCCTCGTCCGGGAGCATCAGGCTCGACGGCCGGGAGATCTCCGAACTGCGCCGGTCGGACCTCCAGGAGTACCGGCGCCGGGTGCAGATGGTGTTCCAGAACCCGTCGTCCTCGCTCAACCCGCGCCAGTCCGTGGGCAGTGCGATCGCCGCACCGCTGCTGGCCCAGCGGATCACGCCGCCCGGCGGCGTCAAGGCCAAGGTGCGGGACCTCATGGACCGGGTGGGGCTGCGGCCCGACCACTACAACCGCTTCCCGCACGAGTTCTCCGGCGGCCAGAAGCAGCGCGTGGGCATCGCCCGCGCACTCGCCCTGGACCCGCAGCTGATCATCTGCGACGAACCGGTGTCCGCGCTGGACGTCTCGGTGCAGGCCCAGGTGATCAATCTGCTGGAGGACATCCAGCGGGACACCGGGGTGGCGTATCTCTTCATCGCCCACGACCTGTCCGTGGTCAAGCACTTCGCCGACCGCATCGCGGTCATGTACCTGGGCCGGATCATGGAACAGGGCGACACCGAAGAGGTGTTCGGCGCTCCGCGGCACCCCTACACCCGGGCGCTGCTGTCCGCCGTCCCGCAACCCGACCCGGCGGCCGACCGCAGCGGGCGGATCCGGCTGTCCGGCGACCTGCCCAGCCCGGCCGACCCGCCGCGCGGCTGCGCCTTCCAGTCCCGGTGTCCGGTGCATCCGCGGCTGGACCCGCAGCGCCGGGAGCTGTGCGCCGGCAGCGTGCCGAGCGGCGACATCGCCTGCCATCACACCGACCTCGCCGCCGAGGCCCTGGCCACGACGGCCGGGTGA
- a CDS encoding ABC transporter ATP-binding protein, translating into MTTPKAAPMLDIRDLRVSFPTDDGVVHAVNGMDLTLARGETVGIVGESGSGKTVTSQALMGLLKDTSATVTGQILLDGKDLNPLTEAQMRAHRGKKIAMIFQDPLSAMHPFYPVGAQIAEAYRVHNTVSKKAAAAVAVDMLGRVGIPDPRRRYSAYPHEFSGGMRQRAMIAMALVCEPELLIADEPTTALDVTVQAQILDLLNELQAETGSSVILVTHDLGVVAEVCHQVVVMYGGVCVEQATVADLFSDPRHPYTQGLLASMPSLAGRSERLSPIPGFPPSLLALPDGCLFADRCPKTHLVPDGACGTRRPTLTGPVGHPSRCHLQTLEPAGEVVR; encoded by the coding sequence ATGACCACGCCCAAAGCCGCGCCCATGCTGGACATCCGCGATCTGCGGGTGAGCTTTCCGACCGACGACGGCGTGGTGCACGCGGTCAACGGGATGGATCTGACCCTGGCGCGCGGGGAAACCGTCGGCATCGTCGGCGAGTCCGGCTCCGGCAAGACCGTCACGAGCCAGGCCCTGATGGGACTGCTCAAGGACACCTCCGCCACCGTCACCGGGCAGATCCTCCTGGACGGCAAGGACCTCAACCCGCTGACCGAGGCGCAGATGCGCGCCCACCGCGGCAAGAAGATCGCGATGATCTTCCAGGACCCGCTGTCGGCGATGCACCCGTTCTATCCCGTCGGGGCGCAGATCGCCGAGGCCTACCGGGTGCACAACACCGTGTCCAAGAAGGCCGCGGCGGCGGTCGCCGTCGACATGCTCGGCCGGGTCGGGATTCCCGACCCCAGGCGCCGTTACTCGGCGTACCCGCACGAGTTCTCCGGCGGTATGCGGCAGCGCGCCATGATCGCCATGGCGCTGGTCTGCGAACCCGAGCTGCTGATCGCCGACGAGCCCACCACCGCGCTCGACGTCACCGTGCAGGCCCAGATCCTCGATCTGCTCAATGAGCTCCAGGCCGAGACCGGGTCCTCGGTGATCCTGGTGACCCACGACCTCGGCGTGGTCGCCGAGGTCTGCCATCAGGTCGTGGTGATGTACGGCGGGGTGTGCGTGGAGCAGGCGACCGTCGCCGACCTGTTCAGCGACCCGCGGCACCCCTACACCCAGGGGCTGCTCGCCTCGATGCCGTCGCTGGCGGGGAGGTCCGAGCGGCTCAGCCCGATCCCGGGCTTCCCGCCGTCGCTGCTGGCCCTGCCCGACGGCTGCCTGTTCGCGGACCGCTGCCCGAAGACGCACCTGGTGCCCGACGGTGCCTGCGGCACCCGCAGGCCGACGCTGACCGGCCCCGTCGGGCACCCGTCGCGGTGCCATCTTCAGACCCTGGAACCGGCCGGAGAGGTGGTCCGATGA
- a CDS encoding ABC transporter permease — MTRFLTRRFVAMILLLFVISFVTFSLFQLGPADPAAAACGQECTPQRIAEARVALGMDKPFLTQYFDYMSGLVGSRTVGAPGSETLCSWPCLGKSFQTNEDVTAIIGRALPYTLSVASGAIVLWSVVGVGLGLLAALRKGRFTDKLVVGAASVGVSLPIPVTGLLLLLFFVSTVHLLPFTTNAITSPFGAAGPGGWFLNYLLPWVALAVLFSAQYIRVTRGNMLETFGEDFMRTARSKGLSRRIIVFKHGARAGITPVVTMLGLDIGTLLGGAVLTEQIFSVPGVGFTAVHAAQAGDLPVTMAITMMAAFFIIVANVVVDATYAVIDPRVRVA, encoded by the coding sequence ATGACCAGATTTCTGACGCGGCGATTCGTCGCGATGATCCTGCTGTTGTTCGTCATCAGCTTCGTGACGTTCAGCCTGTTCCAACTGGGCCCGGCGGACCCGGCCGCGGCGGCCTGCGGTCAGGAGTGCACCCCGCAGCGCATCGCCGAGGCCCGGGTCGCGCTCGGGATGGACAAGCCCTTCCTCACCCAGTACTTCGACTACATGTCGGGTCTGGTCGGCAGCCGCACGGTCGGCGCGCCGGGCAGCGAGACGCTGTGCTCCTGGCCGTGTCTGGGCAAGTCGTTCCAGACCAACGAGGACGTCACCGCGATCATCGGGCGGGCCCTGCCCTACACCCTGTCGGTGGCCAGCGGCGCGATCGTGCTGTGGAGCGTCGTCGGCGTCGGTCTCGGCCTGCTGGCGGCGCTGCGCAAGGGCCGGTTCACCGACAAGCTCGTCGTCGGCGCCGCCTCGGTCGGGGTGTCCCTGCCCATTCCGGTGACCGGCCTGCTGCTGCTGTTGTTCTTCGTCAGCACGGTGCACCTGCTGCCGTTCACCACCAACGCGATCACCTCACCGTTCGGCGCCGCGGGTCCGGGCGGCTGGTTCCTGAACTACCTGCTGCCCTGGGTGGCGCTGGCGGTGCTGTTCAGCGCGCAGTACATCAGGGTCACCCGCGGCAACATGCTGGAGACCTTCGGCGAGGATTTCATGCGCACCGCGCGCTCGAAGGGCCTGTCCCGGCGGATCATCGTGTTCAAGCACGGTGCGCGGGCCGGCATCACTCCGGTGGTCACCATGCTCGGTCTTGACATCGGCACCCTGCTGGGCGGCGCCGTCCTCACCGAGCAGATCTTCTCGGTGCCGGGCGTCGGATTCACCGCGGTGCACGCCGCCCAGGCCGGCGACCTTCCGGTCACCATGGCCATCACCATGATGGCCGCGTTCTTCATCATCGTCGCCAACGTCGTGGTCGACGCCACCTACGCCGTGATCGACCCGCGAGTGAGGGTTGCCTGA